The following proteins are co-located in the Clostridiales bacterium genome:
- a CDS encoding nitrogenase, translating into MGNVNLKAPEVTVRELRLGSVTGFAGSAEDLVGCARCGKLADKSRSFSQTLGCSTSNAACTLILIQDAAVISHGPVGCAGCLHEFAFTYRVNGVHRGLEKTTPRHIYSTDLEEKDTIYGGNQKLADAIREVHRRTNVNAIFIITTCASGIIGDDVEGIANEAEEELGIPVVAVFCEGFRSKIWTSGFDAGYHGIARKLIKPAERKQEDLVNIINFWGTDVFAQWFKRLNLRTNYLTPYATVDQIAHSSEAIATMQICSTLGSYLGAALEQYFGVEEIKTSPPYGIPQTERWFRELGRITNRKEEVEIFLAEERERWLPRIEELRGKLKGKTAYVTAGASHGHSLLAILKELGMEPQGAAIFHHDPLYDNGAVEGDTLQHVVEDYGNVKAFNVCNKQEFELVNILHRVRPDILLARHGGMTLWGAKFGIPSLLIGDEHYGMGYQGLVNYGERILETIENDEFVKNLEKHAINPYTKWWLNQDPYTFLGGEADVVGY; encoded by the coding sequence ATGGGCAATGTCAATCTGAAGGCCCCTGAGGTCACGGTACGGGAATTGAGACTCGGTTCCGTTACCGGATTTGCTGGTAGTGCAGAAGACCTGGTGGGGTGTGCCAGATGCGGAAAGCTGGCAGATAAATCGAGAAGCTTCAGTCAAACACTGGGCTGCTCCACAAGCAATGCCGCTTGCACGCTGATCCTGATTCAGGATGCGGCAGTCATCAGTCATGGACCGGTTGGCTGTGCAGGCTGCCTCCATGAGTTTGCCTTTACCTACCGGGTAAATGGCGTTCATCGAGGGCTTGAAAAAACAACACCAAGACATATCTACTCTACCGACCTGGAAGAGAAGGATACCATATACGGCGGAAACCAAAAGCTGGCTGATGCCATTAGGGAGGTTCACCGGAGAACCAATGTCAACGCCATCTTTATCATCACCACCTGCGCTTCCGGTATTATCGGCGATGATGTGGAAGGAATCGCAAACGAGGCAGAAGAAGAGCTGGGCATACCTGTGGTTGCTGTATTCTGCGAAGGGTTTCGTTCCAAGATATGGACTTCCGGTTTTGATGCGGGGTATCACGGCATTGCGAGAAAACTCATTAAACCTGCGGAGAGAAAACAGGAGGATTTGGTCAATATTATTAATTTCTGGGGAACCGACGTTTTTGCCCAGTGGTTTAAACGACTGAATCTCAGAACCAATTATCTGACTCCCTATGCAACCGTCGATCAGATCGCCCACTCTTCCGAGGCCATTGCAACGATGCAGATTTGTTCTACACTAGGCTCTTATCTGGGAGCTGCACTGGAGCAGTATTTCGGCGTAGAGGAAATCAAGACATCGCCGCCTTACGGAATCCCCCAGACAGAGCGCTGGTTTCGGGAGCTTGGCAGAATTACAAACCGAAAAGAAGAGGTTGAGATTTTCCTTGCGGAAGAACGGGAGCGTTGGCTTCCGAGAATTGAAGAACTGAGGGGTAAGCTGAAGGGAAAGACCGCTTATGTGACGGCGGGAGCATCCCACGGGCATTCTTTGCTGGCAATTCTGAAAGAGCTGGGAATGGAGCCACAGGGGGCTGCCATATTCCATCATGACCCGTTGTACGATAACGGCGCAGTAGAAGGGGATACGCTGCAGCATGTGGTTGAAGATTACGGCAACGTCAAAGCCTTCAATGTCTGCAATAAACAGGAATTCGAGCTGGTGAACATTCTTCACAGAGTAAGGCCGGATATCCTTCTTGCGAGACATGGGGGAATGACCCTATGGGGAGCAAAGTTTGGGATTCCTTCTCTCCTCATCGGAGATGAGCACTACGGTATGGGCTATCAGGGGCTAGTGAACTACGGGGAGAGAATTCTGGAAACCATTGAAAATGATGAATTTGTCAAAAATCTTGAGAAGCATGCCATCAATCCATATACAAAATGGTGGCTGAATCAGGATCCATATACATTCCTGGGAGGTGAAGCCGATGTCGTCGGTTATTGA